One genomic region from Actinocatenispora thailandica encodes:
- a CDS encoding sigma-70 family RNA polymerase sigma factor — protein sequence MTATVQDRGEDEDALRVLESLARLPAGDPDRQRHREAAIRAFLPLARRLAHRYAHTSEDPQDLVQVATVALICAVDRYDPEHGNFYAYAVPTIRGELKRYFRDRCWMIQPPRSIQELRHGINGARQRLVGELGRTPTVPELAAAVGTSVSRVREAIGAGQGYQPVSLNLSCPGPDGTGGTELAELIGGPDPAVESVPERVSLPGALAQLTDRDRAVIVQRFVHRRTQVQIGRSLGISQMHVSRLIARALAQLRAYLEGAEPVPPVTPRLRGGHRQAA from the coding sequence GTGACAGCAACGGTCCAGGATCGCGGCGAGGACGAGGATGCGCTGCGGGTGCTGGAGTCGCTCGCCCGGTTGCCCGCCGGCGACCCGGACCGGCAGCGGCACCGGGAGGCGGCGATCCGCGCGTTCCTGCCGCTGGCCCGGCGGCTCGCCCACCGGTACGCGCACACCAGCGAGGACCCGCAGGACCTGGTGCAGGTGGCGACGGTGGCGCTGATCTGCGCGGTCGACCGGTACGACCCGGAGCACGGGAACTTCTACGCGTACGCGGTGCCGACGATCCGCGGCGAGTTGAAGCGGTACTTCCGGGACCGGTGCTGGATGATCCAGCCACCGCGGTCGATTCAGGAGCTGCGGCACGGGATCAACGGGGCCCGGCAGCGGCTGGTCGGGGAGCTGGGCCGGACACCGACGGTGCCGGAACTCGCCGCGGCGGTCGGTACCAGCGTGTCGCGGGTGCGCGAGGCGATCGGCGCCGGGCAGGGCTACCAACCGGTGTCGCTGAACCTCTCGTGCCCCGGCCCGGACGGGACCGGCGGTACCGAACTGGCGGAGCTGATCGGCGGCCCGGACCCGGCGGTGGAATCGGTGCCCGAGCGGGTGTCGCTGCCGGGTGCGCTGGCCCAGCTCACCGACCGGGATCGGGCGGTGATCGTGCAGCGTTTCGTGCACCGGCGCACCCAGGTCCAGATCGGCCGGTCGCTCGGCATCTCGCAGATGCACGTGTCCCGGCTGATCGCACGGGCGCTCGCGCAGTTGCGGGCCTACCTGGAGGGTGCGGAGCCGGTACCGCCGGTGACGCCGCGGCTGCGGGGTGGTCACCGGCAGGCCGCCTGA
- a CDS encoding ArsR/SmtB family transcription factor has product MAARGIPGGDVDVSQVAALFADRTRARVLTALADGRALPASVLAAEAGVTAQAASAQLARLLSAGLISVERSGRHRYYRIAGSQVAAVLEALARISPTEPVRSLRQGTRAAALRAARTCYDHLAGRLGVQVLQGLLDRGALIATDGVGTPRRRAGDRLSQQLRTHPYRLGPTAADVFGALGVPDARLAPAPGGRPLLRACLDWSEQQHHLAGRLGADLLAGLLGHGWLIRSPGRRAVRLTPAGTAGLSSILGVSAGLSRSEPARRA; this is encoded by the coding sequence ATGGCAGCCCGAGGCATCCCCGGCGGGGACGTGGACGTGTCGCAGGTGGCGGCACTGTTCGCGGACCGGACCCGGGCACGGGTGCTGACCGCGCTCGCGGACGGGCGGGCGCTGCCGGCGAGCGTGCTGGCGGCGGAGGCGGGGGTGACCGCGCAGGCGGCGAGCGCCCAGCTGGCCCGGTTGCTGTCGGCGGGACTGATCAGCGTGGAACGCTCCGGCCGGCACCGCTACTACCGGATCGCGGGATCGCAGGTCGCGGCGGTGTTGGAGGCGCTCGCCCGGATCTCCCCCACCGAGCCGGTGCGGTCGCTGCGGCAGGGCACCCGGGCCGCCGCCCTGCGCGCCGCGCGGACCTGCTACGACCACCTGGCCGGCCGGCTCGGGGTGCAGGTGTTGCAGGGCCTGCTGGACCGGGGTGCGCTGATCGCCACGGACGGCGTCGGCACGCCCCGGCGGCGGGCCGGTGACCGGTTGTCGCAGCAACTGCGCACCCACCCGTACCGGCTGGGCCCGACCGCGGCGGACGTGTTCGGCGCGCTGGGCGTACCGGACGCGCGGCTGGCACCGGCGCCGGGTGGCCGGCCGCTGCTGCGCGCCTGCCTGGACTGGAGCGAGCAGCAGCACCACCTGGCCGGCCGGCTCGGCGCCGACCTGCTCGCCGGCCTGCTCGGCCACGGCTGGCTGATCCGGTCGCCGGGTCGGCGGGCGGTGCGGCTGACCCCGGCCGGTACGGCCGGACTGTCCAGCATCCTGGGCGTCAGCGCCGGGCTGTCCCGGTCCGAACCGGCCCGCCGGGCCTGA
- a CDS encoding MFS transporter, translated as MTRRPKRTLLLMCAGMFLVLLDVSVINVAVPAIAAGLSTGTGGVQWVIDAYTIALAALLLSGGAIGDRIGHRRAVLVGLLVFGTASVVCALAPDLAVLAGARAGQGAGAALLLPCSVAVITDAYPGRAEQARALGVWAGVSSLALPAGPLLGGVLVQLLGWRSIFWLNPPIVLAVLAAILLAVPAGRADRARRLDPAGAGLVAVALAALVYAVIGAGRAAGGALVAAAAVVAVCAGAGLVAVERRVAAATLPLDALRGRAFTGANLLASTMNLATNGTLFAVTLYLQSVRRVSPATAGLLLVPIFVPLVALSPVAGRLTARYGPRRPMLAGALLAAAGEVGLLAVPAGAAGLGAGGYLRLLPTLLGVGVGVGLFTAPVVAAALRAAPPGRAGLANGMVNTARQAGTALGVAVFGAVVGAAADPGRFVAGLHRLGVAAALLWLGAAVVAHRVVPAGAPGAAVPGGRGAGHPTAGGRSGSRRRVAP; from the coding sequence ATGACGAGGCGGCCGAAACGCACCCTGCTGCTGATGTGCGCCGGGATGTTCCTGGTGCTGCTGGACGTGTCGGTGATCAACGTGGCGGTGCCGGCGATCGCGGCCGGACTGTCCACCGGCACCGGCGGCGTGCAGTGGGTGATCGACGCGTACACGATCGCGCTGGCCGCGCTGCTGCTGTCCGGTGGCGCGATCGGTGACCGGATCGGTCACCGGCGCGCCGTTCTCGTCGGGCTGCTGGTGTTCGGCACCGCCAGCGTGGTCTGCGCGCTGGCGCCCGACCTCGCGGTACTCGCCGGGGCCCGCGCCGGGCAGGGCGCGGGCGCCGCGCTGCTGCTGCCGTGCAGCGTCGCGGTGATCACCGACGCGTACCCCGGGCGGGCCGAGCAGGCGCGCGCCCTCGGTGTCTGGGCGGGTGTGTCGTCGCTCGCCCTGCCGGCCGGCCCGCTGCTCGGCGGCGTGCTGGTGCAGCTGCTGGGCTGGCGGTCGATCTTCTGGCTGAACCCGCCGATCGTGCTCGCCGTGCTGGCCGCGATCCTGCTCGCGGTCCCGGCCGGGCGCGCCGACCGGGCCCGGCGGCTGGACCCGGCCGGCGCCGGGCTGGTGGCCGTCGCGCTGGCCGCCCTGGTGTACGCGGTGATCGGCGCCGGGCGTGCGGCCGGCGGGGCGCTCGTGGCCGCGGCTGCCGTGGTGGCGGTGTGCGCCGGCGCCGGCCTGGTCGCCGTCGAGCGGCGCGTCGCGGCGGCGACGCTGCCGTTGGACGCGTTGCGCGGCAGGGCGTTCACCGGCGCGAACCTGCTCGCGTCGACGATGAACCTCGCCACCAACGGCACGCTGTTCGCGGTCACGCTCTACCTGCAGTCGGTACGCCGGGTGTCGCCGGCGACGGCGGGCCTGCTGCTGGTGCCGATCTTCGTACCGCTGGTGGCGCTGTCCCCGGTCGCCGGCCGGCTCACCGCCCGGTACGGTCCGCGCCGGCCGATGCTCGCCGGCGCCCTGCTGGCCGCCGCCGGCGAGGTCGGGCTGCTCGCCGTGCCCGCCGGGGCGGCCGGGCTCGGTGCCGGCGGGTACCTGCGGCTGCTGCCGACGCTGCTCGGGGTCGGCGTGGGCGTCGGCCTGTTCACCGCCCCGGTGGTGGCCGCTGCGCTGCGGGCCGCGCCACCCGGCCGGGCCGGTCTCGCCAACGGGATGGTCAACACCGCCCGGCAGGCCGGTACCGCGCTGGGGGTCGCGGTGTTCGGCGCGGTCGTCGGTGCGGCGGCCGACCCGGGCCGGTTCGTCGCCGGGCTGCACCGGCTCGGGGTCGCCGCCGCGCTGCTCTGGCTGGGTGCCGCGGTCGTGGCCCACCGGGTGGTACCCGCCGGCGCGCCCGGCGCCGCGGTCCCGGGCGGTCGCGGTGCGGGCCACCCCACCGCCGGGGGCCGATCCGGGTCGCGGCGGCGGGTCGCGCCGTGA
- a CDS encoding DUF2804 domain-containing protein, translating into MAIREREITEPVELCTDRGRLNPAAVGWTRTPLHRANLRGWGRTKRWEYWGVVTPRHLIGLTVSSLDYAALHEIWIRDRETGVEHGRQAVVPLARGAVLPDRSGAGTVVGSAGALRIRIEQGPAGSVISARVPDVELELTVPLPAGHESLGVVVPWSARRFQYTVKDLGRPVHGTLRLGDAEHRIDAAGSFAVLDHGRGRWPYRISWNWAAGCAPGRGLQLGGRWTAGTGSTENALFVDGRLHKIGAELTWEYDPGDWRAPWRIHGDGVDVRFVPSHVKASGTNLGVVASATHQCFGHFAGWATTDDGTRVDLPRLVGWAEEANQRW; encoded by the coding sequence ATGGCCATCCGGGAACGCGAGATCACCGAGCCGGTCGAGCTGTGCACCGACCGGGGCCGGCTCAACCCGGCCGCGGTCGGCTGGACCCGCACCCCGCTGCACCGCGCCAACCTGCGCGGCTGGGGCCGGACCAAGCGCTGGGAGTACTGGGGTGTCGTCACTCCGCGGCACCTGATCGGGCTGACCGTGTCGTCGCTGGACTACGCCGCGCTGCACGAGATCTGGATCCGGGACCGGGAGACCGGAGTGGAGCACGGCCGACAGGCGGTGGTGCCGCTCGCCCGCGGCGCCGTGCTGCCGGATCGCAGCGGCGCCGGTACCGTCGTCGGTTCGGCCGGCGCGCTGCGGATCCGGATCGAGCAGGGCCCGGCCGGCTCCGTGATCAGCGCGCGAGTGCCCGACGTCGAGCTGGAGCTGACCGTCCCGCTGCCCGCCGGGCACGAGTCGCTCGGCGTGGTGGTGCCGTGGAGCGCTCGGCGCTTCCAGTACACCGTCAAGGATCTCGGCCGCCCGGTGCACGGCACGTTGCGGCTCGGCGACGCCGAACACCGCATCGACGCGGCCGGCTCGTTCGCCGTGCTGGACCACGGCCGCGGGCGCTGGCCGTACCGGATCTCGTGGAACTGGGCGGCCGGCTGCGCGCCCGGCCGCGGTCTGCAGCTCGGCGGCCGGTGGACCGCAGGTACCGGCTCGACCGAGAACGCGCTGTTCGTCGACGGCCGGCTGCACAAGATCGGCGCCGAGCTGACCTGGGAGTACGACCCGGGTGACTGGCGCGCGCCGTGGCGGATCCACGGCGACGGCGTCGACGTGCGGTTCGTTCCCTCTCATGTCAAGGCATCCGGTACGAACCTCGGCGTGGTCGCCTCCGCCACCCACCAGTGCTTCGGCCACTTCGCGGGTTGGGCGACCACCGACGACGGGACGCGCGTCGACCTGCCCCGCCTGGTCGGCTGGGCCGAGGAGGCCAACCAACGCTGGTGA
- the folK gene encoding 2-amino-4-hydroxy-6-hydroxymethyldihydropteridine diphosphokinase has protein sequence MSRAVLALGANLGDREATLRAALRGLGERLVAVSSGYQTPPWGDPDQPPYLNAVAVVEDDALDADGWLALAHRLETAGGRIRDPARRYGPRTLDVDVIAVWRTGSGAGREPVVRDDPALTLPHPRAHLRAFVLVPWAEIEPDAQLPGHGPITDLLGTEAVAADVPGVTRLGPLTG, from the coding sequence ATGAGCCGGGCGGTGCTGGCGCTGGGGGCGAACCTCGGCGACCGGGAGGCCACGCTGCGGGCCGCGCTGCGCGGCCTGGGCGAGCGGCTGGTCGCGGTGTCCAGCGGTTACCAGACGCCGCCGTGGGGCGACCCGGACCAGCCGCCCTACCTCAACGCCGTCGCGGTCGTCGAGGACGACGCGCTGGACGCCGACGGCTGGCTGGCGCTGGCGCACCGGCTGGAGACCGCCGGTGGCCGGATCCGCGACCCCGCCCGGCGGTACGGGCCGCGCACCCTCGACGTCGACGTGATCGCGGTGTGGCGCACCGGTTCCGGCGCCGGCCGGGAGCCGGTCGTGCGGGACGACCCGGCACTCACGCTGCCGCACCCAAGGGCGCACCTGCGCGCGTTCGTCCTGGTGCCCTGGGCGGAGATCGAACCCGACGCGCAGTTGCCCGGGCACGGCCCGATCACCGATCTGCTGGGCACCGAGGCGGTCGCCGCCGACGTACCGGGCGTGACGCGCCTCGGCCCGCTCACCGGGTGA
- a CDS encoding glycogen debranching N-terminal domain-containing protein: MRPQPFLHELVTVLAAPTVALSGADGQLRPGGTQGVLSADRRILAELTVTLDGVEPTPLGYRLGAADEVTFTAVARQLGDPGADPTVLVHRVRTVTADGLTERITVRSRAHAPVRTMLALRVGADLAGLPAIKRGDRVPPAPPRRDADSTLRFAAPRQAGGVSLRIDVPPDEVLLDDDAARLGWQLTLDPGTRWTVTLRATGEGRSGPFRAAPAPPWSVPRVRSAAPDLDRAIERGVADLAGLAMTDHDPSGDVFLAAGSPWFFTLFGRDSLWAARMLLPLGTELAAGTLRILARNQGRRDDPATGEAPGKIIHEVRDESGGVDLPPRYYGTIDATALWVVTLHEAWRWGMPAAEVRALLPALRAALGWLSGPADADGDGFAEYLDESGSGLVNQGWKDSPDAVQFPDGTLAAAPIALCEAQAYDHQAARAGAALLTALGDGADADTAARLTEFADRLRDRFRAAYWVSDAHGRFPALALDGAKRPVPVASSNLGHLLGTGLLDADEAAAVAHRLGAADLADTYGLRTLSADVAGANPLGYHTGSVWPHDTAVAVTGLAAEGHGALAARLAGGLLAAAPAFGHRLPELFAGTGRSEPVLAYPASCRPQAWAAAAPVALLAAALGLRPDVPNGSLTVAPDPAFAAWFPLAVSGLRVAGAPLSIQVAADGSATVDLAAPDLAVATGPA; this comes from the coding sequence GTGCGGCCACAGCCATTCCTGCACGAGCTGGTCACGGTGCTGGCGGCGCCCACGGTGGCGCTGTCCGGCGCGGACGGCCAGCTGCGGCCCGGCGGCACCCAGGGGGTGCTGAGCGCCGACCGGCGCATCCTCGCCGAGCTGACCGTGACGCTCGACGGCGTCGAGCCGACCCCGCTCGGCTACCGGCTGGGCGCTGCGGACGAGGTGACCTTCACCGCCGTCGCCCGGCAGCTCGGGGACCCCGGCGCCGACCCGACGGTGCTGGTGCACCGGGTTCGCACCGTGACCGCGGACGGCCTGACCGAGCGCATCACGGTACGCAGCCGGGCGCACGCGCCGGTGCGCACCATGCTGGCGCTGCGGGTCGGTGCCGACCTCGCCGGCCTGCCCGCGATCAAGCGTGGCGACCGGGTGCCGCCGGCGCCGCCGCGGCGCGACGCCGACAGCACGCTGCGGTTCGCCGCGCCGCGGCAGGCGGGCGGCGTGTCGCTCCGGATCGACGTGCCGCCGGACGAGGTGCTGCTCGACGACGACGCGGCCCGGCTGGGTTGGCAGCTCACCCTGGACCCGGGCACGCGGTGGACGGTGACGCTGCGGGCCACCGGCGAGGGGCGCTCCGGGCCGTTCCGGGCCGCGCCCGCGCCGCCCTGGTCGGTGCCCCGGGTTCGTTCTGCGGCACCGGACCTGGACCGTGCGATCGAGCGCGGCGTGGCCGACCTCGCCGGGCTGGCGATGACCGACCACGACCCGTCGGGCGATGTGTTCCTGGCCGCCGGCTCACCGTGGTTCTTCACCCTGTTCGGCCGGGACTCGTTGTGGGCGGCCCGGATGCTGCTGCCGCTGGGCACCGAACTGGCCGCCGGGACGCTGCGCATCCTGGCCCGCAACCAGGGCCGCCGGGACGATCCGGCCACCGGCGAGGCGCCCGGCAAGATCATCCACGAGGTGCGGGACGAGTCCGGTGGGGTCGACCTGCCGCCGCGCTACTACGGCACCATCGACGCCACCGCGCTGTGGGTGGTGACGCTGCACGAGGCGTGGCGGTGGGGGATGCCGGCGGCGGAGGTCCGCGCGCTGCTGCCGGCGCTGCGCGCGGCGCTCGGCTGGCTGTCCGGCCCGGCCGACGCGGACGGTGACGGCTTCGCCGAGTACCTCGACGAGAGCGGATCCGGCCTGGTCAATCAGGGTTGGAAGGACTCGCCGGACGCGGTGCAGTTCCCGGACGGCACGCTCGCCGCGGCGCCCATCGCGCTGTGCGAGGCGCAGGCGTACGACCACCAGGCGGCGCGGGCGGGTGCCGCGCTGCTGACCGCGCTGGGCGACGGCGCCGACGCGGACACCGCGGCGCGGCTCACCGAGTTCGCCGACCGGCTGCGCGACCGGTTCCGCGCCGCCTACTGGGTGTCCGACGCGCACGGCCGGTTCCCGGCGCTCGCGCTGGACGGGGCGAAGCGGCCGGTGCCGGTGGCGAGCTCCAACCTCGGGCACCTGCTCGGTACCGGCCTGCTGGACGCCGACGAGGCGGCGGCGGTGGCGCACCGGCTGGGCGCCGCCGATCTCGCCGACACGTACGGGCTGCGTACCCTCTCCGCCGACGTCGCCGGGGCGAACCCGCTCGGCTACCACACCGGTTCGGTGTGGCCGCACGACACCGCCGTCGCGGTCACCGGGCTCGCCGCGGAGGGGCACGGTGCGCTCGCCGCCCGGCTGGCCGGCGGGCTGCTCGCCGCCGCGCCCGCGTTCGGCCACCGGCTGCCGGAGCTGTTCGCCGGTACCGGCCGGAGCGAGCCGGTCCTCGCCTACCCGGCCTCGTGCCGGCCGCAGGCGTGGGCGGCGGCGGCACCGGTGGCGCTGCTCGCGGCGGCGCTCGGGCTGCGCCCCGACGTACCGAACGGGTCGCTCACGGTGGCGCCGGACCCGGCGTTCGCCGCGTGGTTCCCGCTGGCGGTCTCCGGGCTGCGGGTGGCCGGTGCGCCGCTGTCGATCCAGGTCGCCGCCGACGGTTCGGCCACCGTCGACCTCGCCGCCCCCGACCTCGCCGTCGCGACCGGGCCCGCCTAG
- a CDS encoding TetR family transcriptional regulator: MSQDNPAGTRGDAPPDRHDAAAGPPGIGRPHERRRGRQAEAARNDRLVLDAAREVFASQGFAAPVAAVAARAGVGMGTLYRRYGSKTELLQRLCVLAMTQASAAAEQALAADDPWVALTGYITERVGFRSGALAPLAGTIPVTDEMLAAARHGRRLHSRVVGRAHRAGVLRHDVTAVDIALLIEHFSRRAPDELTGSGDRLLAIAIAGLRPTDEPELPEPAPGWHAYEQRWHG, encoded by the coding sequence GTGAGCCAGGACAACCCGGCCGGCACCCGGGGCGACGCACCGCCCGACCGGCACGATGCGGCGGCGGGCCCGCCCGGCATCGGACGGCCGCACGAGCGGCGGCGCGGGCGGCAGGCGGAGGCCGCCCGCAACGACCGGCTGGTGCTCGACGCCGCCCGGGAGGTCTTCGCGAGCCAGGGGTTCGCCGCGCCGGTGGCGGCCGTCGCCGCCCGGGCCGGCGTCGGAATGGGCACCCTGTACCGGCGGTACGGCAGCAAGACCGAACTGTTGCAGCGACTCTGCGTGCTGGCCATGACGCAGGCCAGCGCCGCCGCCGAGCAGGCGCTGGCCGCCGACGATCCGTGGGTCGCGCTCACCGGATACATCACCGAGCGGGTCGGGTTCCGGTCCGGCGCGCTCGCCCCGCTGGCCGGCACGATCCCGGTCACCGACGAGATGCTGGCCGCCGCCCGGCACGGCCGCCGGCTGCACAGCCGGGTGGTCGGCCGGGCCCATCGCGCCGGCGTACTGCGGCACGACGTCACCGCGGTGGACATCGCGCTGCTCATCGAACACTTCAGCCGGCGCGCCCCGGACGAGCTCACCGGCAGCGGCGACCGGCTGCTCGCGATCGCGATCGCCGGCCTGCGCCCCACCGACGAGCCGGAACTGCCCGAACCCGCGCCGGGCTGGCACGCCTACGAGCAGCGCTGGCACGGCTGA
- a CDS encoding zinc-binding dehydrogenase, with translation MRAVLQRQWGGPGVLRIERVPDPVPAPGQVSIAAQACPITFVETQIRAGGGPPAARQLPYVPGNGTAGVVRAVGPGAPGELVGRRVVAVTGGSGGYAELAVVPVEELIDVPAAVPLDDAAALLADGRTAIALAAAARIRAGDRVLVLAAGGGLGSLLVQLARNAGAEVVGAAGSAAKRALAGRVGAAAVVDYTADGWADRVGAVDVVFDGVGGALGAAAFPLARAGARYVVHGAASGAMSTPPTDAGVEVVPLSAVSFGAGGARARSAEALALAAAGRLRPTIGQRFALAEAAAAHAAIETRRTLGKTLLVP, from the coding sequence ATGCGGGCGGTGCTGCAGCGGCAGTGGGGTGGGCCGGGGGTGTTGCGGATCGAGCGGGTGCCCGACCCGGTCCCCGCGCCGGGCCAGGTGTCGATCGCGGCGCAGGCGTGCCCGATCACCTTCGTGGAGACCCAGATCCGTGCTGGTGGCGGCCCACCCGCGGCCCGGCAGCTGCCGTACGTGCCGGGCAACGGCACCGCCGGGGTGGTCCGCGCGGTGGGGCCCGGCGCACCGGGCGAGCTGGTCGGCCGGCGGGTCGTCGCGGTGACCGGTGGCAGCGGTGGCTACGCCGAGCTGGCCGTGGTGCCGGTCGAGGAGCTGATCGACGTGCCGGCCGCGGTGCCGTTGGACGACGCCGCCGCGTTGCTCGCCGACGGCCGTACCGCGATCGCGCTGGCCGCCGCCGCCCGCATCAGGGCCGGCGACCGGGTGCTCGTGCTGGCCGCCGGCGGCGGGCTGGGCAGCCTGCTGGTGCAGCTGGCCCGGAACGCCGGTGCCGAGGTCGTGGGCGCCGCCGGGAGTGCGGCCAAGCGCGCGCTCGCCGGGCGGGTCGGTGCCGCGGCCGTCGTCGACTACACGGCCGATGGCTGGGCCGACCGGGTCGGCGCCGTCGACGTGGTGTTCGACGGTGTCGGCGGTGCGCTCGGTGCGGCCGCGTTTCCGCTGGCCCGCGCCGGAGCGCGATATGTCGTGCACGGTGCGGCGAGCGGCGCGATGAGCACGCCGCCGACCGACGCCGGGGTCGAGGTGGTGCCGCTGTCCGCGGTCTCGTTCGGGGCGGGGGGTGCGAGGGCCCGGTCGGCGGAGGCGCTGGCGCTCGCTGCCGCGGGGCGGTTGCGCCCGACGATCGGCCAGCGCTTCGCGCTCGCCGAGGCCGCCGCCGCGCACGCCGCCATCGAGACCCGTCGCACCCTCGGTAAGACCCTCCTCGTCCCCTGA
- a CDS encoding 4'-phosphopantetheinyl transferase family protein yields the protein MADVEVWVADAVALADRAEPLLSAAEAERSRRYVSAAARRLFVLSRALQRLLGSARLGVPADRVEIGRRCRLCTAGGDHGKPYLEGAPGLDYSVSHAGRLVLLAWSPGCRVGVDVEWLDRRLDPALLGARTLAAAEQAGLDALPAADRPAEFLRLWTRKEAAVKLAGHGLTVPLAAVRVDGPTARLAEPPPGWPAEPLSLTALPVPDGYTAALATTASPRLALREVIDLRNGVELGPPAAGRATRGLPVEPGTTN from the coding sequence ATGGCCGATGTCGAGGTGTGGGTGGCGGACGCGGTGGCGCTGGCCGACCGGGCCGAGCCGCTGCTGTCGGCGGCCGAGGCCGAACGTTCCCGGCGGTACGTGTCGGCGGCGGCGCGGCGGCTGTTCGTGCTGTCCCGGGCGCTGCAACGGCTGCTCGGTTCGGCGCGCCTCGGGGTGCCCGCCGACCGGGTCGAGATCGGGCGGCGCTGCCGGCTGTGCACGGCCGGCGGCGACCACGGCAAGCCGTACCTGGAGGGCGCGCCGGGCCTGGACTACTCGGTGTCGCACGCCGGCAGACTGGTGCTGCTCGCCTGGTCGCCGGGCTGCCGGGTCGGGGTCGACGTCGAGTGGCTGGACCGCCGGCTGGATCCGGCCCTGCTCGGCGCCCGGACGCTGGCCGCGGCCGAGCAGGCCGGCCTCGACGCGCTGCCCGCCGCGGACCGGCCGGCGGAGTTCCTGCGGTTGTGGACCCGCAAGGAGGCCGCGGTCAAGCTCGCCGGGCACGGCCTGACCGTACCGCTGGCCGCGGTCCGGGTGGACGGGCCGACCGCGCGGCTGGCCGAGCCACCGCCGGGGTGGCCGGCCGAGCCGCTGAGCCTGACCGCGCTGCCGGTACCCGACGGGTACACCGCGGCGCTCGCGACGACCGCGTCGCCCCGGCTCGCGCTGCGCGAGGTCATCGACCTGCGCAACGGTGTCGAGCTGGGCCCACCGGCGGCAGGTCGGGCGACCCGGGGGTTGCCCGTCGAGCCGGGAACCACCAACTAG
- a CDS encoding GNAT family N-acetyltransferase, with the protein MTHDQVRTIEWAPVSSAQYQQWLAPVRARLVRRRDPADSAAEATVDRALGTLLPDGPDTPGEHLLLARVGAEVVGQAWLGLDGRGALVRDLAGEELLPALERYAAGIGADAIKISMFEPDRYPGAPGYRVVNTQMRRALTDADDAGPRRELREMTADQWAAFRANQESDYAAEMLRAGQCATAAEAAARAERELAELLPAGRDTPDQRFLMGYAGGEPVGFLWYCVDPGSAFVLDLLVYEPHRRRGHAAGMLRAMHDRCRTAGLATIGLSVFGFNDGARALYDALGYRPVEQVLVKSLR; encoded by the coding sequence ATGACGCATGATCAGGTCCGCACGATCGAGTGGGCGCCGGTCAGCTCCGCGCAGTACCAGCAGTGGCTGGCACCGGTGCGCGCCCGGCTCGTCCGACGGCGTGATCCGGCCGACTCCGCGGCGGAGGCGACGGTCGACCGGGCGCTCGGCACCCTGCTGCCGGACGGGCCGGACACGCCGGGTGAGCACCTGCTGCTCGCCCGGGTCGGCGCCGAGGTGGTCGGCCAGGCCTGGCTGGGTCTGGACGGCCGCGGCGCACTCGTCCGTGATCTCGCCGGGGAGGAGTTGCTGCCGGCGCTGGAGCGGTACGCGGCCGGAATCGGCGCCGACGCCATCAAGATCAGCATGTTCGAGCCGGACAGGTACCCCGGCGCACCGGGATACCGGGTGGTCAACACCCAGATGCGGCGCGCGCTGACCGACGCCGACGACGCCGGACCGCGGCGCGAGCTGCGCGAGATGACCGCCGACCAGTGGGCGGCCTTTCGCGCCAACCAGGAGTCCGACTACGCGGCCGAGATGCTGCGCGCCGGCCAGTGCGCCACCGCGGCCGAGGCCGCCGCCCGGGCCGAGCGGGAGCTGGCCGAGCTGCTGCCCGCCGGCCGCGACACCCCCGACCAGCGGTTCCTGATGGGCTACGCGGGCGGCGAACCGGTCGGTTTCCTCTGGTACTGCGTGGATCCGGGCTCGGCGTTCGTCCTCGACCTGCTGGTGTACGAGCCGCACCGGCGGCGCGGCCACGCGGCCGGGATGCTGCGTGCGATGCACGACCGGTGCCGTACCGCGGGGCTCGCCACCATCGGCCTGTCGGTGTTCGGCTTCAACGACGGCGCCCGCGCGCTCTACGACGCCCTCGGCTACCGGCCCGTGGAGCAGGTCCTGGTCAAGTCGCTCCGCTGA
- a CDS encoding nucleoside/nucleotide kinase family protein, producing the protein MVGVGAAVAAARVLADRPGLAVLGIVGAPGAGKTTLAERIVAELGDPACLLPMDGFHLANATLARLGRADRKGAPDTFDAAGYVATLRRIRAGGETVYAPRFHREVEESYAAELTVDPATTRLVVTEGNYLLLTEPPWSPVRGLLDACWYVTVDEALRRRRLVDRHRRYGRSPAAARAWAHGSDQRNADLIAATRPAADAVVRL; encoded by the coding sequence ATCGTGGGTGTGGGAGCCGCGGTGGCCGCGGCCCGGGTGCTCGCGGACCGGCCGGGGCTGGCGGTGCTGGGCATCGTGGGCGCGCCCGGCGCCGGCAAGACCACCCTGGCCGAACGGATCGTCGCCGAGCTCGGTGACCCGGCGTGCCTGCTGCCGATGGACGGCTTCCACCTGGCGAACGCCACCCTGGCCCGGCTCGGCCGGGCCGACCGCAAGGGCGCCCCGGACACCTTCGACGCTGCCGGGTACGTGGCGACGCTGCGCCGCATCCGGGCCGGCGGCGAGACGGTCTACGCGCCCCGGTTCCACCGCGAGGTCGAGGAGTCGTACGCGGCGGAGCTCACCGTCGATCCGGCGACCACCCGGCTGGTGGTCACCGAGGGCAACTACCTGCTGCTGACCGAACCGCCGTGGTCGCCGGTGCGCGGCCTGCTCGACGCCTGCTGGTACGTGACGGTCGACGAGGCGCTGCGGCGGCGCCGGCTGGTGGACCGGCACCGCCGGTACGGCCGGTCCCCCGCCGCCGCGCGCGCCTGGGCACACGGCAGCGACCAGCGCAACGCCGACCTGATCGCCGCCACCCGTCCCGCCGCCGACGCCGTGGTGCGCCTCTGA